A part of Caldicellulosiruptor owensensis OL genomic DNA contains:
- the dxs gene encoding 1-deoxy-D-xylulose-5-phosphate synthase produces MGILEKVNYPEDIKRLSISELYKLAEEIREFLLYNIANTGGHLAANLGVVELTLALLKVFDPPKDKIVWDVGHQCYVYKILTGRKQKFNTLRKFGGLSGFPKSKESIFDAFDTGHSSTSISVALGFAVARDLENEHYNVIAVIGDGALTGGLAYEGLNNAGRYNGKLLVILNDNDMSISKNVGAIAKYLSKVRTKPRYFKLKKAADSLVEGIPVVGKNLSSFVRKVKGSLKYFFFPGTLFEALGFEYYGPIDGHDIERLCEVFESVKDFERPVLVHVVTQKGRGYEHAERFPEKFHGVPPFDIETGNHLSDNTSKTFSEVLGDKLCELAKNNPKILAITAAMPDGTGLSRFAKMYPQRFFDVGIAEEHAVTFAGALAKEGFKPFVAIYSTFLQRAFDQIIHDVCLQNLNVVFCVDRAGLVGEDGETHHGSFDISYLSLIPNLTLMVPKDTKEFEMMIEFAAFYQDGPIAIRYPRGSCKQVGLYDEIKLSEPEILKEGKYLAIFSIGRHVSMLYDIISKNKLDVTLVNVRFIKPLNTEIIKRILTVHPKILIVEDNSVIGGLGEKIKSIIAEEKSAEIKHIAIPDRFIPHGSISQLYSMLGMDRENLTRVIMELIES; encoded by the coding sequence TTGGGTATATTAGAAAAGGTAAACTATCCTGAAGATATAAAAAGATTGAGTATATCCGAACTCTATAAACTTGCCGAAGAAATAAGAGAATTTCTGTTATATAACATCGCCAATACAGGTGGACATTTGGCAGCAAATTTGGGGGTTGTTGAACTGACTCTTGCTCTGCTAAAAGTATTTGACCCACCAAAAGATAAAATTGTGTGGGATGTAGGGCATCAGTGTTATGTTTACAAGATATTGACAGGGCGAAAACAAAAATTTAATACTTTAAGGAAATTTGGTGGCTTGAGCGGTTTTCCAAAATCAAAAGAGAGTATTTTTGATGCATTTGATACTGGTCACAGTTCTACTTCTATTTCTGTTGCACTGGGATTTGCAGTTGCGCGCGATCTTGAAAATGAGCACTATAATGTAATTGCAGTAATAGGAGATGGAGCTTTAACTGGAGGACTTGCATATGAAGGACTCAATAATGCCGGCAGGTACAATGGTAAGCTTCTTGTAATTTTGAATGACAACGACATGTCAATCTCCAAAAATGTTGGTGCGATTGCAAAATATCTATCAAAGGTACGAACAAAACCACGTTATTTTAAATTGAAAAAAGCTGCTGATAGCTTGGTAGAAGGAATCCCGGTTGTTGGCAAAAATCTTAGCAGCTTTGTAAGAAAGGTAAAAGGGAGTTTAAAATACTTTTTCTTTCCTGGAACTTTGTTTGAAGCGCTTGGATTTGAATATTATGGACCTATTGATGGTCATGACATAGAAAGACTTTGTGAAGTATTTGAAAGTGTTAAGGATTTTGAAAGACCTGTTTTGGTTCATGTGGTTACACAAAAGGGGAGAGGATATGAACATGCTGAAAGATTTCCAGAAAAATTCCATGGTGTTCCGCCATTTGACATAGAAACAGGAAATCATCTGTCTGACAATACTTCAAAGACATTTTCAGAGGTTTTGGGTGATAAACTTTGCGAGCTTGCCAAGAATAATCCGAAGATATTAGCAATCACAGCTGCAATGCCAGATGGTACTGGTCTTAGCAGGTTTGCAAAGATGTATCCTCAAAGGTTTTTTGACGTTGGAATAGCAGAAGAACATGCAGTTACTTTTGCAGGTGCTCTTGCGAAAGAGGGATTTAAACCGTTTGTTGCCATATATTCAACCTTCCTACAAAGAGCTTTTGACCAGATTATTCATGATGTGTGTCTTCAAAATTTGAATGTGGTCTTCTGTGTAGACAGAGCGGGTCTTGTTGGCGAGGATGGAGAGACGCACCATGGAAGTTTTGATATATCGTATTTGAGCCTAATTCCTAACTTAACATTGATGGTGCCAAAGGATACAAAAGAATTTGAAATGATGATAGAATTTGCAGCTTTCTATCAGGACGGACCTATTGCGATAAGATATCCGCGCGGAAGCTGCAAACAGGTAGGTCTTTATGATGAAATTAAACTTTCTGAACCGGAGATATTAAAAGAAGGAAAATACTTGGCCATATTTTCTATTGGAAGACATGTTTCAATGTTGTATGATATTATTAGCAAAAACAAGTTGGATGTAACACTGGTAAATGTAAGATTTATAAAACCCTTAAATACTGAGATTATAAAAAGAATACTCACTGTACACCCGAAAATTCTAATTGTAGAGGACAATAGTGTTATCGGTGGGCTTGGTGAAAAAATAAAAAGTATTATAGCTGAAGAAAAATCAGCAGAGATTAAGCACATAGCTATACCTGATAGATTTATTCCTCATGGTTCAATTTCTCAGCTTTATTCCATGCTTGGGATGGATAGAGAAAACTTAACAAGAGTAATTATGGAGTTGATAGAAAGTTGA